A genomic window from Martelella lutilitoris includes:
- a CDS encoding inositol monophosphatase family protein: protein MTMPSLTDRAERLAAAKTVITAAGARALDFFRRYKTLAVETKKNDQDLVSVADRSVEDFIRSRIAEMFPDDGFLGEEHGMKAGTSAFCWIIDPIDGTSPFLNGLDSWSVVIALAEAGRTVLSLVAHPATGTLYWAEEGKGAWRDSQPISVNAATPFSGGTVAIGPGARNHAEAVGRIVAEVLQNGGSFMRNGSAALSLAHVAQGSYLGFYEPELSAWDCVAGLLLVREAGGIADDPFAGKLSKKRRPCLAAAPQIAPQLRAIIAGKPT from the coding sequence ATGACCATGCCTTCCCTGACCGACCGCGCCGAAAGGCTTGCCGCCGCCAAGACCGTCATCACCGCGGCCGGCGCGCGCGCGCTCGACTTCTTCCGCCGCTACAAGACCCTCGCCGTAGAAACCAAGAAGAACGACCAGGATCTGGTCTCCGTTGCGGATCGATCCGTCGAGGACTTCATCCGCTCGCGAATTGCAGAGATGTTCCCCGATGACGGGTTTCTGGGCGAGGAGCACGGTATGAAGGCCGGCACAAGCGCCTTTTGCTGGATCATCGATCCGATCGACGGCACAAGCCCCTTTCTCAACGGTCTGGATAGCTGGTCGGTGGTGATCGCCCTTGCAGAGGCCGGTCGCACCGTTCTCTCGCTCGTCGCCCACCCCGCAACCGGCACGCTTTACTGGGCCGAGGAGGGCAAAGGCGCCTGGCGCGACAGCCAGCCGATTTCCGTCAACGCGGCCACCCCCTTTTCGGGCGGAACCGTCGCCATCGGACCCGGCGCCAGAAACCATGCAGAGGCTGTCGGCAGGATCGTCGCCGAAGTCCTTCAAAACGGCGGCAGCTTCATGCGCAACGGCTCTGCCGCGCTCAGCCTCGCCCATGTGGCGCAGGGTAGCTATCTCGGCTTCTACGAGCCCGAACTCAGCGCTTGGGATTGTGTCGCGGGCCTGCTCCTGGTGCGGGAGGCCGGCGGCATCGCCGATGATCCCTTTGCCGGCAAGCTTTCGAAGAAACGAAGGCCCTGCCTTGCCGCCGCGCCCCAGATCGCACCGCAATTGCGGGCGATCATTGCCGGCAAACCGACCTGA
- a CDS encoding TetR/AcrR family transcriptional regulator, which translates to MARPRKHDQGKILDAVERVVARDGVLTVDAVAKEAGVSKATVLYEHASKRDLVEALVERTIKADNAFNAACAASFAGEADATLKGRILAARRSPPAPEGNPAVLSLVSALMQDADLRAEFRRNQNALSTHLLAEASNPRAARLAWLALEGLKFQQHLELHDWDTAARAEILDDIETLAGLGKDSIGYDNG; encoded by the coding sequence ATGGCGCGTCCCAGAAAACATGATCAGGGCAAGATACTCGACGCGGTCGAGCGGGTTGTTGCACGCGACGGCGTGCTGACCGTCGATGCAGTTGCCAAGGAGGCAGGCGTATCGAAAGCCACCGTGCTTTATGAGCATGCCAGCAAGCGCGATCTCGTCGAGGCCCTGGTGGAACGCACGATCAAGGCGGACAACGCCTTCAACGCGGCCTGTGCGGCATCATTTGCCGGCGAGGCCGACGCGACCCTCAAGGGTCGTATCCTGGCCGCTCGGCGCAGCCCGCCGGCGCCCGAGGGAAATCCTGCGGTGCTGAGCCTCGTCTCCGCGCTGATGCAGGATGCCGATCTGCGCGCCGAGTTCCGGCGGAACCAGAATGCGCTCTCCACGCATTTGCTGGCCGAAGCGAGCAATCCCCGGGCTGCACGGCTTGCCTGGCTGGCGCTCGAGGGCCTCAAATTCCAGCAACACCTCGAACTGCACGACTGGGACACGGCCGCGCGCGCGGAAATCCTGGACGACATCGAAACGCTCGCCGGCCTCGGCAAAGACAGCATCGGATATGACAATGGCTGA
- a CDS encoding NAD-dependent epimerase/dehydratase family protein: protein MAEGNVFITGAAGYVGRNLLRHFVARGHAVTGLVRSPEAADRIASWGARPVLGDMLTAELAPLMSGADRLIHAAANVDHTTGSAAASVNPDGTRRVLEAANAAGVEKAIHISTDSVLQDGRPLRNVDETAPYPDRPAGAYSAGKAEAERVARHAAAQGQHVVILRPRMVWGRDDTTALPVLVEAVKSGSFAWISGGGYRSSTLHVANLCHAVDLAFAHGERGAIYHVTDGPARTFRETVTGLLASRGLEAGGRSVPRAALRIIAGIGDGLHRLSGGRLGGPLSYQDYATSAVEITLDTQKAERELGYSPVISWEEGLGELRQKQRFRLFHCA, encoded by the coding sequence ATGGCTGAGGGAAACGTCTTCATCACCGGCGCTGCAGGCTATGTGGGGCGCAACCTGCTGCGCCACTTTGTCGCCAGAGGGCATGCGGTGACCGGTCTTGTTCGCAGCCCGGAGGCTGCCGACCGGATTGCATCCTGGGGCGCTCGTCCGGTTCTGGGCGACATGCTGACCGCCGAGCTGGCCCCGCTCATGTCCGGCGCTGACAGGCTCATCCACGCCGCCGCCAATGTCGATCACACAACGGGGTCTGCGGCCGCCTCAGTAAACCCGGATGGCACGCGTCGGGTCCTGGAGGCGGCGAACGCGGCCGGTGTCGAGAAGGCCATTCATATCAGCACCGATTCCGTGCTGCAGGACGGCCGTCCCCTGCGCAATGTCGACGAGACGGCGCCTTATCCGGACCGTCCCGCCGGGGCATATTCAGCCGGGAAGGCTGAGGCGGAGAGGGTCGCCCGGCACGCCGCCGCTCAAGGCCAGCATGTTGTCATCCTGCGCCCGCGCATGGTGTGGGGCCGGGATGACACGACAGCGCTTCCCGTGCTGGTCGAGGCCGTGAAAAGCGGCAGTTTCGCCTGGATCTCGGGCGGCGGCTATCGCTCCTCCACCCTGCATGTCGCCAATCTGTGCCATGCCGTGGATCTTGCCTTCGCCCATGGAGAGCGTGGAGCAATCTACCATGTGACGGACGGACCGGCCCGCACCTTTCGCGAAACCGTGACCGGCCTGCTGGCGAGCCGGGGCCTGGAAGCCGGCGGCAGGAGCGTGCCGCGCGCCGCGCTCCGCATCATCGCCGGTATCGGCGACGGGTTGCACCGGCTGAGCGGCGGCCGGCTCGGCGGGCCGCTGAGCTATCAGGACTATGCCACCAGCGCGGTCGAGATCACGCTTGATACCCAAAAGGCCGAACGCGAACTCGGCTACAGTCCGGTGATCTCCTGGGAGGAGGGCCTGGGCGAACTGCGACAGAAACAGCGTTTCCGCCTTTTCCATTGTGCCTGA
- a CDS encoding Rrf2 family transcriptional regulator, translated as MGQFDGPLTSETQARSMGANPAVFRRTVAGLREAGLVKSAKGHGGGWQLARPLDEIPLLAV; from the coding sequence ATGGGCCAGTTCGATGGTCCTTTGACCTCCGAGACGCAGGCCAGGAGCATGGGCGCCAATCCGGCCGTGTTTCGCCGGACGGTGGCGGGACTGCGCGAGGCCGGTCTTGTCAAATCCGCAAAAGGCCACGGCGGAGGCTGGCAGCTTGCGCGGCCTCTGGACGAGATCCCGCTGCTCGCCGTTTAA